Genomic segment of Cucumis sativus cultivar 9930 unplaced genomic scaffold, Cucumber_9930_V3 scaffold66, whole genome shotgun sequence:
GAAGCCATTGATTCTCATTTGAGGTTGAGAATCTTCCAAATTCCCATATctttactctctttttttatccAATTTGAGAGTCAAAAAAgagtatgaaaattttggagcCTTCATTCATCCCCACACTCTAAAAGAATGAAGAGGGCCTTATCTAATCATAATGATGTTGAACAAACAACCTTCTATACAcacttcaatatatatacacatatatgcTCAATTtggatgtttgttttgagCTACTTTTGGAAGGTGTGAGTTataggcaaaaaaaaaagaaaaaagtaatgaagCAAGATATATATGtctaaaataaactttttgaaagagtttattttcatatatgtttaaaCTTATGAAGATTGCTGTAGCAAATCGCCTAGAAGAAGTGATGCGTTGAGAAACTTTGATGCCTAGACAAAACACCTAGGTAGAACGCGTGCTTCCTTGCCTTGTATCTCGCATAATGTGTTGGTATCTCGTCTGGTAAGAACACCTTCGTTCAACTTGCGTAATGGTTGTTGGTATCTCGCCTGGTAAGAACACCTTCTTCGTTCAACTCGTGTAATGGTTAAGTCACCAAGTGATCAACTCGCCTATGGAAGAGTTAGCCTATTGCTCAGAACGACAACTTGTCAAGTTGCCTGGTCAATACAGAAACTGGTTAGAAAGTGACTGAGTCATGGATTTCACTCTCTTTAAGATGTTTTGCAGCTCTGCTCTTTTGTGCATATAGTTTAGATTGCACCATCGACCCCACGAATTGCCCCACCCTGAAACTAATTGAAATTCTCTCATGTTATAGTGAAAGATAATTGAACGAAATCGTCGTTCGAGGAGAGATTGCAAAACTGATTGATAAATaccatttattttgaaacggtttttgattttggaaagtttaatttaccaaaaacATTTGGAGATATTGACAAACCTACATTTGCCTATCAATCTCCTCACCCCATTCAAAACTTGAGTGCCCTTAGGGCCCAAATCCatgaatgaatatataaatttataaatgagaCCTCCACATTTCTATCTAAGCAATGTGAGAATGCATGTATagaataaaatgataataaatatttgcttACTCGAAGTTTTCATTTAACAAAGATAGTTCCACTACTAAAGAAAATGTTGCTAAAGAATAGAGAATAGTTTGGTAGATGAGAGTATTGTCTTGGTGTGAATGGTAAGCGTACACAAGAATTGTCTGTTTGATAATCGATCTCCTATCCCCAAAATTATCCTACATCACTAATCTCCCAAAATTCTCATCATTAATCTCCCAAAATTCTTCCTCATACATTATTCAAGCAATATCATATAATCTAAGTTGAGATCATGTTATAGATAGTTTTAACAAGAATACCTTGTATCGTAGTATTATTTCATGATACTATAAAATCATATTGATCACTATCCTCACAAACTTTCTTACTTGAAAATATCTACAAGAATGTAAAGTTACACTTGTATTAAGACTGTGTCGCTCTCGTGAATATTTGACTTTGCTTAATATAATTCTCGTAAATTCTCAATACAACGATCTAAGATTTAACATTATGATATACACAtgaatatgtttaatttttatgaataaGTGGTTAATTGTATAtacatcttttaaaattgCTTGTGAAAGAAACCTTGTAAGCCCAAAGTCCAAAGCTTACATGTGAAGGGAAAATCTTTGATGTTGTTGAAGAGGATCTCATAACTTGGAGTTGTTGGagtaagtaaaaaaaatatccattATTAGATTGGGTCCATTTTGGTGGCTTCCATTACCAATgactaattattttgttattcaatTCCAATAATTTGGACTCCccatattaatatatattaattcaaagtattttttattgataaaagaaGATATTACCGAGGAGTATACGTAATCTTATTACATacctacaaaagaaaaagaaaattaaatcattagtgttttttttttttaacttactttggtttaaaaataaggttaatatatagttgattaattaaaaattcaaaataaacttgatgtttaattttacattttcaaccAGATTTTTCGTATAATAGTTTTGTagtaatttcaaaaacaacaaaactcaTTTACTATCAAACATGACGTAATAAAAGGAGTGATTAGATCGATTAAAATACGACCCACACTCATGTGAGCAAGAGGTAGCGGCTAGCCTATCGTGACCTTTCGGGCTTATTATGACGAACTATTGGGCTAACCATAAGCCCACTTGTGCTTTGAAGAGGCCTCATAGGTTGACCACTCAagatctctttcttttaagaagtATAAGCTCTTGTTTAAAGTCACAAGAAAGGAAGATAAGATGGACAGTTTCCCCTTTTCAATGGACAtgtttaaagattttaaaaattactaaCATTTGGTAGTTCTTTACTCCTTCTCATATGAAATCTTACTCATCCtttatctttaatatatatatatatagaaatctTTACATTCCTAATTTGCtctcacattttcaaataattctaTATTGTAACTATTCATGTCAATAGGATAACACAATTATAAAGTAGTGTAACTTTTTGtatatgaatatgatttaaatcatCCAGGTATAAAAATATCACGATCTAACAACAAAATCATTCATCTAGTTGCACATTATTGACATCGTGCAATCTATCGTTTATCTCATGATTTCTGTGCTCACAAAAAACAATGGTTatgttttctatatatataatacattgTTAGAGAATTTTTTATCCATACACATAAAAGGTCACCAAGAAGCCACTCACACGAATCTAAATCACACATttgataaatagaaaaacaatggtTTTTCtaatgagaatatatatatatatatatatatatatcaagatGACCCctcattttccaattttccaattttcaagtttgtctttattttattttgcagGTCTCCATAATATATTAACAATTGAGTCTTGATTTTCCTAATTCATAAAGCAATAAGTGGGGAAATTAGGTGAATTTGCATTAATAAGATGTTTGACTCCTTCGTACCCTTTGTTCGACAAACCAAACCTTCTCCATTGGGattcatctcttttttctttttcttttttttgaattaattgCAAGAACaaactcttcttcttcgtctatgtgtatatatatacatatatatataaaagaataatgtaAATTCAAAGAAATTGTGAAtgattaaagaacaaaaaagaaaaattctaattCATTTACTAAATAAAATCTCATACAATGataaatcaactaaaataCAGAGCTTTTGGGCGGAGCAACAACCTTGACCAAAACCCaagtttcttctttcctttaaCGCCAGCGCCGGTGCCGCCATCGGTAGAGATCCTAATGGAACCGGTCTTCTTCAGCTTGTCCGCTAACAAGTCAACCGCCATCGACCCAGTGACGAACTCGGAGGCGTTACGACGGTGGTGGCGGCGGTGGCGGCGAGAGGAATCGGCGGAGAAGAAAAAAtcggaggaagaagaagaaggggaagAGAAAGTTGATTGAGAATCGGAATAGTTGGGAGATTGATGAAATTGTTGAAGCTTTTCTCGAAGACAAGAAGGGCAAATTCCGGGTAAGAGATTGTGATTTGGGTGTCTCTTACATTCTTTGGCCGATTCCGATTTCCCCATgcttcttcaaacaaattgattGATTGTGTTTTCctctctgtttttcttttttttcttcttttggttttttgttactttttgtCTCTGTTTAAATGTGAATTGGGATATAAAAACAAGAGACAGAGTGTCGTCCGTGTGAAttggttaattttctttttttttttttcttttttcctcttttcctttttggattaataaaagaaaattggttggaatatatattttaatttttaatgtcGGTCtcgtttttattaaaagaaaaaatatataatttttatcttattaaatgTGGTCATTTATTGGTATCTCAATGTTTTGACCCTAAAATAGTTTTCCTCAAATCTGTCTTAGTTgagttaaatttattttggtattagttgttcaacaattaaaatatcaactaattaaatttcttgtaaTTGTATACATTTTAAgctccttttttttaatgttttgtttatttgtttataataagTGGGTAGAAGATTAAACGTTATATGTTgagattaatttaataatgaaaatttgtgttAGTTGTATTATGTTCATGTTTCTAACAAATTGTTCATGTCTAATGTTATCTTAatcatataacaataataataacttttaaaaaaggtttTGACATCTCTTAATTTTTAGTACATAAAGATGTTAGGTGTTGGGTGGCAGTTGAGCTTAAGCTCTCGATGACAATGTGTCATTGAATAAACTATACAAAGAAATGTGCAATGATCTTATGATGtacaaagtatttttaaattaaaatttaaaaatataactagCGTGACAAATTTAGATACATTAGTATGATGGTATTTTactatattcataaatatgttagatcatttcattatatatgaaaataaacatgtttaatatattttttaatttacaatatcataatttatttaccaCTATCTTCCttgaaaatttggaatatgaatgtataaaaaaatgcataaaacaaatagaagTGAGAGGGAAACATTGCTacttatttaactttattcacataaaatattacaatattcATCCATCACATACCACAATTGAAACGTTGACCTAATCAtgatatttctaaaatttgaggTTGTATCGATTTATTAACTTCACACACTTGTAATTGTTTccattaaatttctaaattatcaTCGGCCTAATTTGGTTGAGAAGATGAATGaatattgaaaaggaaaaagaaaaagaaaaatgcgGGATTTAAGGAGGTGCGCACGTGGGGGGAGGGATTATTGGGAGAACGGAGAAGAGAATTATAAAGCTTAAAAAGAATTAGGGAAATGTACGAAGACGACGACGTCGCCGCGTTTCGAAGACAATGGCAATGGTTTTAACACGTGGGAGTGCCTTCACTCGTGGaaactctttttatttatttatttattattattttataaaaaaataagcgcgttaaataataaagtttgaccaatttgattgattgtttttgttaatttgttcCTGCTGGGTCATCATCGTCTCTATCGTACtatttctatatttcttttctttctaatttactCTACTTCACGTTCTATATAATCTAAACACTTTCTACACAATATACTGTAGCATAAATAATTGGGTGCATCTAATTTTACATgcatttgtttataatttctttctttatatatattgtgaaaATAGACTGGCTGATAAGCATCAACAAAGCatggagattttttttcttcttattaccTAGAGATTAAGTCTTTAGAAGATTGAATAAACTTATATATTCAGTCTTCTTCAAAGACTAAATATGGTTGATGTGGCAGACACCTCGCGGTTGAAAGGtgaaaccatttttttattctttatcattattatttaattttgttttccctCTTCCTAATAATTCAGTAGTACTAAAGGAAGGATCAAATTTGCTttcgttttattttgttttggcCGTCTGTTTCATTCCTCCtgctgcttcttcttccttattattatttttttttctgggaTAAATTGATGTGCTCAAAACGAACACAAGAAAAGTGAAATGGAGTAAAACCCCATCGTTAAAGGACGTACGAGACATTTTTTAGCAAAGCGAAAAATGAAGAGGATCGAGGAGGAAGTGATCGAGCTATTGAAGctacaaacacaaaaaaaaaaaaaaaaaaaaaaagggaagaagatcaagaaaagATTCAGAAAACAATGgcaaaaccaaaaagaaactaGCAAAAatcttctaataatttttttaaaaaaaaatgaaaaatgaaacgtTTTTGTCAATGAAGGGAAGAGGGAGgtaacacaaaaaaataacgaataaaaaatggtttcaCCGATCAACTGATACAATGCTCGCCACATCaatatatttagtctttgaaGAAGATTGAATCTATACAAGTGTGTATTCAGTATTTAGAGAAGAGTGAATCCTAATAGGACAAAAAATCTCTATGctttttgcaaatattttttcgATCGACcactttatttttgtaaaaccAATAGAATGTCAGACGAATTTAGTGTGAAGATCATAgtccaaaatattttattgtttatctAAAAATGGCTGCtgttataaatgaaaacaataataagtttgaaagagaaaacaaagtatataatatatatatctatatcaCACTATGTATTTGaatattatagaaataaaccagaatatatatttgatacattcATCATCAACAagataatttatataatatatcatcTTTATCTTATATATACATCAATATATGTGATGTATATTTAACATGGACTTCTAAATTCAAGTTTtgttgtaaataaaattaacaattcaaaattttcttaaaataaatggtGTACACTTTAAATGCATAATTATAGGATGATACAAACTTGATTTCTAGTGGTTATTACGTTAAATGCACGATTTTAGGAAAGaatataattctaaattcaaaatttgaagatatttCAATGTAacttttcaattcaactcataaaataaatatttatgactataaataatttgaaaatactgATTTTAGGGGATGATattctaaaagaatttgatatcgctataaaattcaaatccaagTTAATTTGCCAAATTTGCTTAAAACTCATTGACTTCAAACCGAAAGAAGCCACGATTATTGATGTCCATTGTATTGGGACCGATATAAACTAAGCTTCATGGTGTCGCTCCTTGAAAACCaaagttatctttttaaataaaacaatgtttgtgggtttttgtgttaataattatatgttgcagcctatatgtgtgtatgtgtgttgaGTGTTTGAAGTGCTGAGAAGAGGAATgatacttttttgtattttattttgtgtcaaatttaaatcatattaatgCCTTCAATAAATAGGGGGTTTGAGGtatgtttatgattatttttgtcatgggtgtttaaattctatataatTGACTCGTTGCACTCTCTATTAAACCacgccttttttctttctttctttcttttctgtttttttacaACATAATTAAGACTGCTTCgaaataattagtataattttattgtttggtaAAGCTAATTTATCCACATCAATTATTTGTTCGTGAaaccataaaattaatgtCAACCTTACCTTTGAGTTTACACACTCGATCTAAGCTAcatatgttttcattattttgattgatctCCTTTAAATTGAGACACCATATTTAGTCAACACCGACATTTTATTTGCTATCGTTACCATTTCTTCCTCTATTCACGTGTTAATTAAGGAACAAAAACTGGTTTTTAgagaacaaacaaatattcaccacttgttacaaatatttatagagagaTAAAAACCTACTTTTCGCTCAATGATCTAAATTTAACAACGAAAATTGCTATAAAATGGTCTTCCCTCGTTTTCTCATACGATAAAGCCATAAGGGAAAAACGTAGGCTTAattactaaaagataaaactaaaaaatggcaaaaaccattacgattgttttctttatgtcCATTGTTGTGGTGGGATCACTGCAATTCTCTAAGGCACACATGACCGCTGAAAGGGATGCTGAGATTGAGAGGAAATCTAATACTTTGTTTAACGAAATATCCAATCTAGAGCCTCAATACAAATCATGTGTAGAAACGTGCAAGAAAACATGCACGACAAAAGGCGTTGCTAACGATTTGTGTGATCCTATATGTGATAAAGATTgcatgaaaaatgaagttgttgGTATTGTCTTCAATCTCTGgagaaatggttttttttttttttttttgttatatcaagacaatagttaattttattgtgtGTGGTCAGTTTTAGTTGCGAGGCAAAAATTTCATGTGTCAAAATTTaacgaaaattaaatttagttgtttatttcttccaacttttatttcttttaatctttttttgttttcttgtgtgagttattttgattttttatgtgtttgtaCTGCAGAAAAACTCAAGTCCAAACTAGGCGCTTGATAATTGACCAGGAATTTAAAGTTGACAGCTGGAAAATGGTGGGATCAActataaatgatttgattaattaacattttagaaaggaaaatctaaattccctttcattttcttcattcaatataatttgttgtttctttataCAAAGGTTCTACCTTATGTGTCGTTGGGTGCTTCTTTCgtcattattttcaacaacgagatcaataaagtttattaacgccttttgtgtttattcacataattatttatgcGTTTTACATTTATCATATAATCCTACCGTgtagaagaaattttgtgaATATATCACATTATTATTCAAGTTGCGAGCAGTTTTGTCACATGTGTGTTTGGTCAATCTCCCTCGGTagtttttgatatattataaaagaGATGAAGTTTGTGGTTATAGATAtgttttattgcttttttttataattacaattatgagataagtttattttgaattggtATTTCAGATTGTCAAGAGAAAAATTGTGTttggatggaaaaaaaaaaagaagagaaaatggagaggAGGAGATGGGTTGAGAAAATTAGGAAATTGGTGAGGAATATATGAAGggagaaatttagaaaaaattgaacagGTAGGGTTAAGAAttctttagtttatttattgggggttttgcaaaaaaatgtatcatcaaacaagacatctcttcaataatatattaggaTCAAATGCTAAGAGgaatttagaagaagatgagttAATGGCGGACAATGAAGGAGCAGaggtttgtttatattttagatttgattttcatgtttttgttttaaaatgaattcattaatcaaaattaaattattttaacactGTAAATTAGAGCTTGTTTGTGGGTATATACTGATGGTGAATGGGAAAAATAGAGaggaatgagagagaaagtgaGTGGTTTGACATTGAAGGTAGAGAAAGTgataaaagagtttaaaagagaattctatacttaattataatcTTCAGACTCATAACCGCATTGAGTGCGTCTCATACACACTCATCCAAGCTAGTCTAGAGTCTCAATAAGAGTTTATATCCAAACAAGGAATTTAGTTACAGAGGAATTACAGTCCACTAAGAGATCTCTCAAATACATGCCATAATTTTACAATCGCTACTTCTAACCACCCCATGctgcaatatatataaaacttaagTATATACATTGAAACtgtttttctctatttcttttagaattaaaGCTCGTAAACATACTCTAACAACTGTTTAAATAAGGAATCgataatgaattaataattgaaacgTCACTATCACATATTACGATAAATCGCAAGTATTTGCCAACAAACCAGTACCATATGAGGGTCGGCCATAGCAGAGCGCCTAAATATACGGTCGAGATAATAATAGCTCGCAAACGATCAAGAAAAATCACGTGGCAAAACAAGCTCAAGTACATTTAGTACTTGCCACAATAGCGACATCCATCCAACCAACCATGGTAGAATACTAAATACACGACCGATAATAGCTCACACGATATCCATATCCACAAATAAACACGCGACTAGACTAAGCTCACGCATATTTAGTATCTGCCACAGTAGCAACCTGCATCCAATCCAAGCATGATAGAATACTAAATACACGGTCGAGAATAGTTCACACGCGATCCATATCGATAGAAAAACACGTGGTCAAACTGAGCTCATGCATACTTAGTACCTACCGTAGTAGCAACCCCCATATCTACGCTCCTATGTGCACATAGAGCCATCCATCATGTGGGTTGAGCTAGGCTAGAAGCCAATCACAATCCTTCATCCACGTCCTCACCTATTCTCAGGCTCCTGAATCTCTGGCCACGACCTATTTCAGCCTTGAAATCCCCTAACAACCATAGGTGTGGCGCTACCAAAACACATTTGCATAACTTATGGGTAAATCACCAACATTCATTAGGATCAcatatttcatgtttaaaagTCAATCATGGTCAGAAATACATTTTCGTAAAGTCGTTTTCAGTCCTGAAAGATCAGACACATACTTTTAGAAGAGGCCATTCAAACCATCCAAGTTTAATTACAGATCAAGGGGTATCCTTTTAAACCAGTTGTCATTTAAATCATGATTAATAAGTTCGGGTTCGCTCCAAAATATAAGAGTACATGGAAACCAAAagtcatattttaaaattatttctgaCATGTAGTTCAAGAAACACTCatattggaattttttgaaatcatggCATACTATAATAGCATACATagattaataagaaaatacttgaaaataacCCACTCCCAGTCAACGACTAAATTCTCCACGATCATAAGCTTTCCCTACTTCAGATTGATATGAAAACAATGATTTATCAGGCCACTAAGTTATCCTCACATGTTCAGATCATGACATAACTATCCCCAAAGCGTTCTATAATATCAACTCAAGCTATTTTATGTTTCAGTGACCCTGATCCTCCACTCCTCAAATTGAACTACTCTCCAAGATGCCTTATTTTTAGCATAGATTTTATCCTACATCCCTCAAgccttcaaatacaaaatttttacaCAATGGGGGTACCCGCAACTTAAGCCAACCTTAAGTCGAAAAGTCACTTCCAACTCCAATTAAGTATCACAATTGAAGGCACCATAAATTTACGCATTTAAACCGTAGGACAATATGGTTTTTAGTCCCTTGAAACTCAACCCTAACATCCAAAACAAATTGAGCATCCACAATTTGAAACCAACAATTGATAGGGATTAAATACAATCTTACGTACTTGcaaaatctcaacaaaattgaTCCAAAGCTTTCTCAAACACTATTTCAATTCAAGTGGGCTAGACAGCGGCTTGACctcttccaaaattcaaatctgaCATTAAAATGTAATggcactactacaaaaacaaccTTACTTGACCCTTGAAGTTTTGttatacttgacagttttaataaatttttactttgaaactatcatttttaatttttttttaaaaaactctcctttctttcttctatccTTTTTTGGTTGGTgatggtttttatttattttcttgtttattttaacataGTTTTCTTGCATgcacaatatttattatcatgtaatattaaattcatgaatatttcttttatgctTACCAATATTGCCACGGTATTTTATATCAgttaattgttcttttttcttacatcatatttatctttacattttaccattctaaaagaaattcgACGAtgcaattaaaaatatctGGAATTcgttatttctaaattcttgagGTGAGGGAATCGTTTCTTTGGAGTCCAAGATTTGAttcccaatatttttttaaaaaacaaaatcttatcttACTTGCTTAATTCGTTGTATAATacatttgatttcattgcGCATTATTTCCTATTGacctaattttgaatcatttcttaaattttcttctttagccgtttataaatttttactttgaaactatcatttttaatttatttttagaaaaagtttaaaatataaatttatacttcatAAGTCAtcctaatcaatttttttagcaaCACACTTTTATTTCGCTAACAGAAAAATACTATGAAGGAATCTAGGAAATTTGGGAGTCCGATTTCCTAGAATTCTTAAGGTGAGGGATCAATATCTTTGGGAGTCTGAAAATTTATCtcatgaaaaaaatggatttaatcaatattttaagaaaaatctttattcGAAGACTAGCCCATGATATactttgagaaattgtaataattttt
This window contains:
- the LOC116406103 gene encoding uncharacterized protein LOC116406103 is translated as MGKSESAKECKRHPNHNLLPGICPSCLREKLQQFHQSPNYSDSQSTFSSPSSSSSDFFFSADSSRRHRRHHRRNASEFVTGSMAVDLLADKLKKTGSIRISTDGGTGAGVKGKKKLGFWSRLLLRPKALYFS